A stretch of the Rosa rugosa chromosome 5, drRosRugo1.1, whole genome shotgun sequence genome encodes the following:
- the LOC133709421 gene encoding large ribosomal subunit protein P3: MGVFTFIVKSSGGEWSGKQYEGDLEACAPSSYALQRMLVQAALSSDSSGGVQSSYSPVTPSSAVFQVIIGGGGGGGAFIGGGAAAAPAGGAAAAAAEAPAAEKKEEEKEESDDDMGFSLFD; this comes from the exons ATGGGAGTTTTCACCTTCATCGTCAAGAGCTCAGGAGGAGAATGGAGCGGGAAGCAATACGAGGGCGACCTTGAGGCCTGTGCTCCTTCTTCCTACGCACTCCAGAGGATGCTCGTCCAGGCCGCTCTCTCTTCTGACAGCTCCGGTGGCGTCCAGAGCTCCTACTCTCCCGTCACTCCTTCCTCTGCAGTCTTCCAG GTGATtattggtggtggtggaggtggtggtgccTTCATTGGTGGAGGTGCCGCAGCAGCTCCAGCAGGCGGTGCAGCAGCTGCAGCTGCAGAGGCCCCCGCGGCTGAGaagaaggaggaagagaaggAGGAGAGTGATGATGACATGGGATTCTCCCTCTTTGATTAA
- the LOC133708184 gene encoding 18S rRNA (guanine-N(7))-methyltransferase RID2, producing MSRPELQNPPEIFYNDDEARKYTRNSRIMEIQSELSERALELLALPEDDAPRLLLDIGCGSGLSGETLSESGHQWIGLDISQSMLDVALENEVKGDLLLADMGQGLGLRSGVIDGAISISAVQWLCNADKSSHNPRLRLKAFFGSLYRCLARGAKAAFQMYPENLDQRELIVSSAMRAGFSGGIVVDYPNSSKKRKEYLVLTCGPPSVNTSVPEGKSEDGDSSFDDDSSGDEENQTVSISDRHRPRKKQRITKKGKGRDWILKKKEQMRRKGNVVPPDTKYTARKRKARF from the exons ATGTCTCGGCCGGAGCTTCAAAACCCGCCGGAGATATTCTACAATGACGACGAAGCACGCAAGTACACTCGCAACTCCCGCATCATGGAGATTCAGTCCGAGCTCTCCGAGCGGGCCCTCGAGCTTCTCGCTCTGCCGGAAGATGACGCCCCCAGGTTGCTTCTCGACATCG GTTGTGGCTCTGGGCTTAGCGGAGAGACCTTGTCCGAAAGTGGGCATCAGTGGATTGGTTTGGATATTTCCCAATCAATGCttg ATGTTGCACTGGAAAATGAGGTTAAGGGTGACCTGTTGCTTGCGGATATGGGCCAG GGGTTAGGACTTCGTTCCGGAGTTATTGATGGAGCCATAAGTATCTCAGCTGTTCAG TGGTTGTGCAATGCTGACAAATCCTCACATAATCCACGATTAAGATTGAA GGCTTTCTTTGGGTCATTGTACAGATGCTTAGCTAGGGGAGCAAAAGCTGCATTTCAAATGTATCCAGAAAATCTAGACCAGCGGGAATTGATTGTGAGTTCTGCAATGCGTGCTGGATTTTCTGGTGGTATTGTCGTTGATTATCCCAACAG ttccaagaaaagaaaagaataccTAGTCCTCACGTGTGGTCCACCATCTGTCAATACATCGGTTCCTGAGGGTAAAAGTGAAGATGGAGATAGTTCCTTTGATGACGATAGTAGTGGAGATGAAGAAAATCAGACA GTTTCCATTTCAGACAGGCACAGGCCCAGGAAAAAGCAGAGAATAACAAAGAAAGGTAAGGGGAGAGATTGGATactgaagaagaaggaacagatgagaagaaaaggaaatgttGTTCCTCCAGACACAAAGTACACTGCTCGGAAACGAAAGGCTCGCTTTTGA
- the LOC133708183 gene encoding pumilio homolog 6, chloroplastic-like, whose amino-acid sequence MATESPIRMSETGGNWGSHKKPAKLASSSANMTAEELKLLLRDHRFHSSRKDVAPNRSGSAPPSMEGSFLAINNLISQQDSGMTGSLASLTSVIERCESEEQLLSDPAYLAYYCANVNLNPRLPSPLISWENRRLARHIGSFSPNLGPVDDSGNGSLHMSPGLLPTHEEESEDDQTPQQTSNDWVDQTSSGEEAAQLIGQQKNEDSCGSTSPVDNHSHTSSNGVPEEFNQSAVSNSLHDLPRPNVDEERAADTVLSLNDEASSSPVAISSSHVYTRSTGVNDAGVSLVESGMKSLNVSNMPENQKNQVQWPPSYQNNFLQYQIQQQQINATSQITPQGAHCTYIGMDHYHPNTSKFAADAQPVLQTSGFAHPLYANSAAYTSATHPYYSNFQAQSFVSPQYVGGYALNPPGFSPYVGGYHPPGAVPVVVEGTVGSSFNTRTSAGSISPGADVQHISKSYGQPGFPLQTSYSDPMYMQYYQQPFVESYGVSGQYAPLASRGGLDLNKVSNHAASLDDHKIQHPRNGGPGNLNSQRGPVSASYYGSAPNVGVLMQYPTSPLNSPVLPTSSISSGRNTGLYHGWPGHRGFESLHDPKIYNFLEELKSGKGRRFELSDITGHIVEFSADQHGSRFIQQKLENCSIEEKASVFREVLPHACQLMTDVFGNYVIQKFFEYGSPQQRKDLANQLSGQILPLSLQMYGCRVIQKALDVIELEQKARLVHELDGHVMRCVRDQNGNHVIQKCIESIPTEKIGFIISAFHGQVAALSMHPYGCRVIQRVLEHCTNELQCQFIVDEILDSVCALAQDQYGNYVSQHVLERGKPHERSRIISKLSGHIVQLSQHKFASNVVEKCLEYGDAAERELLIREIVGPNDGNDNLLIMMKDQFANYVVQKALEICTDSQRTILINRIRAHTHALKKYTYGKHIVARFEQLFGEENQSGS is encoded by the exons ATGGCGACTGAGAGTCCAATTAGAATGTCAGAAACTGGTGGAAACTGGGGTTCCCATAAGAAGCCGGCAAAACTTGCATCATCATCTGCTAATATGACAGCAGAGGAGTTGAAATTGCTTCTGAGAGACCATAGGTTTCATAGCAGCAGAAAGGATGTTGCCCCCAATCGAAGTGGAAGTGCACCCCCAAGTATGGAGGGCTCATTTTTGGCCATTAATAATCTGATATCCCAGCAGGACTCTGGCATGACTGGAAGCTTGGCTAGTTTAACTAGTGTTATTGAAAGGTGCGAGTCTGAGGAGCAACTGCTTTCAGATCCAGCTTATCTGGCTTATTACTGTGCCAATGTCAATCTGAATCCAAGACTTCCTTCTCCCCTTATCTCATGGGAGAATCGACGTCTGGCACGCCATATCGGTAGTTTCAGTCCAAACTTGGGACCCGTTGATGACAGTGGTAATGGTTCATTGCATATGTCTCCAGGACTACTGCCTACACACGAGGAAGAGTCAGAGGATGATCAGACACCTCAACAGACTTCTAATGATTGGGTAGATCAGACAAGTTCTGGAGAGGAAGCAGCTCAATTGATAGGACAACAGAAAAAT GAAGATTCTTGTGGGTCTACTTCACCTGTAGATAATCATTCACATACCTCAAGCAATGGGGTACCTGAGGAGTTTAATCAGAGTGCTGTTTCCAATTCCTTGCATGATCTCCCTAGGCCCAATGTAGATGAAGAACGTGCAGCTGATACAGTACTTTCACTAAATGATGAAGCCTCATCCAGTCCTGTTGCAATTTCGTCGTCTCATGTTTATACCAGGAGCACAGGTGTTAATGATGCAGGTGTTTCCCTTGTTGAATCTGGAATGAAGTCTCTTAATGTATCAAACATGCCAGAAAATCAAAAGAATCAAGTACAGTGGCCGCCCAGCTACCAGAATAATTTCCTGCAATACCAGATACAGCAACAGCAAATCAATGCCACATCTCAGATAACTCCTCAAGGAGCTCACTGCACATATATTGGCATGGATCACTATCACCCTAATACCTCCAAATTTGCAGCAGATGCACAGCCGGTACTCCAGACATCAGGGTTCGCACATCCACTTTATGCAAACTCAGCAGCCTACACGAGTGCAACACATCCGTATTATTCAAATTTTCAGGCACAGAGCTTTGTTTCTCCACAATATGTAGGTGGATATGCTTTAAACCCCCCTGGTTTTTCTCCATATGTTGGTGGATATCATCCTCCAGGGGCTGTTCCTGTTGTTGTTGAGGGAACTGTGGGTTCAAGCTTTAATACTCGAACATCTGCGGGAAGCATTTCACCTGGGGCTGATGTGCAACATATAAGCAAGTCATATGGGCAGCCTGGGTTTCCTCTGCAAACTTCTTATTCCGATCCTATGTATATGCAATACTATCAACAGCCGTTTGTGGAGTCATATGGTGTTTCTGGCCAGTATGCTCCATTGGCATCTAGAGGTGGTCTTGACTTAAACAAAGTGTCCAATCATGCCGCTAGTTTGGATGACCACAAAATCCAACATCCGAGGAATGGAGGGCCGGGGAATTTGAACTCACAAAGAGGACCAGTAAGTGCCAGCTATTATGGAAGTGCACCAAATGTTGGTGTTTTGATGCAGTATCCTACCTCACCCCTAAATAGTCCTGTTCTGCCAACATCATCCATAAGTTCAGGAAGAAATACTGGCTTATATCATGGATGGCCAGGGCACCGAGGCTTTGAGAGTCTTCATGACCCCaaaatttataattttctcGAGGAGTTGAAATCTGGCAAAGGCCGCAGATTTGAGCTATCTGATATCACAGGACATATTGTTGAATTTAG TGCTGATCAACATGGGAGTCGATTTATCCAGCAGAAGTTGGAAAACTGTAGTATTGAAGAGAAGGCTTCTGTATTCAGAGAAGTTCTCCCACATGCTTGTCAATTAATGACTGATGTTTTTGGTAACTATGTGATTCAAAAG TTTTTTGAATATGGAAGCCCTCAGCAAAGGAAGGATCTTGCCAATCAACTTTCAGGCCAAATTTTGCCTCTAAGTCTGCAGATGTATGGCTGTCGTGTAATCCAAAAG GCACTTGATGTGATTGAGCTTGAACAGAAAGCAAGGCTTGTACATGAGTTGGATGGACATGTTATGAGATGTGTTCGTGACCAAAATGGAAACCATGTCATACAAAAGTGTATTGAGAGCATCCCAACAGAAAAGATTGGGTTTATAATATCTGCTTTCCATGGTCAAGTTGCAGCACTTTCAATGCATCCCTATGGTTGCCGAGTTATACAG AGAGTTCTGGAGCATTGTACAAATGAGTTGCAATGCCAGTTTATAGTTGATGAGATTTTGGACTCTGTGTGTGCTCTTGCTCAGGACCAGTATGGCAATTATGTCTCCCAG CATGTATTGGAGAGGGGGAAACCTCATGAAAGAAGCCGAATTATTAGCAAGTTGTCGGGTCATATTGTACAGCTGAGCCAGCATAAATTTGCATCCAATGTTGTTGAGAAATGTTTGGAGTATGGTGACGCTGCAGAACGAGAACTGTTGATAAGGGAGATTGTTGGCCCTAATGATGGAAATGATAACTTATTG ATAATGATGAAGGACCAATTTGCTAATTATGTGGTGCAGAAGGCTCTTGAAATCTGTACAGACAGTCAACGAACGATATTGATTAATCGCATAAGGGCTCATACTCATGCGTTGAAGAAATACACTTATGGGAAACACATTGTTGCTCGATTTGAGCAGCTATTTGGAGAAG AAAATCAATCAGGATCCTGA